One segment of Setaria viridis chromosome 4, Setaria_viridis_v4.0, whole genome shotgun sequence DNA contains the following:
- the LOC117852858 gene encoding bZIP transcription factor RISBZ5: protein MKKCPSELQLEAFIRESGEGAVSGAAESKPSGSGPSEPGGSGVFSPGDIGFGDTSAMDGNSWWFGSIRPANPVASQTASISASPRATTSANHALESESDSDSESLYEVEGGSCERGTKSMETKRIRRMVSNRESARRSRRRKQAQLSELESQVEQLKGENATLFKQLSEANQQFTTAVTDNRILKSDVEALRVKVKMAEDMVARSAMSCGLGDLGLAPYLNSRKMCQALNMLTVTGLDLLGSDAFRGTTAARQVQNSPVQSTASLESLDNRKSSEVTSCAADMWP, encoded by the exons ATGAAGAAGTGCCCGTCGGAGCTGCAGCTGGAGGCGTTCATCCGGGAAAGCGGCGAGGGCGCCGTTTCCGGCGCCGCGGAGAGCAAGCCCTCCGGAAGCGGACCGAGCGAGCCAGGTGGCAGCGGCGTGTTCTCGCCCGGCGACATCGGCTTCGGCGACACG AGCGCCATGGATGGAAACAGCTGGTGGTTCGGGAGCATCCGCCCGGCGAACCCAGTCGCGTCGCAGACGGCGTCCATCTCCG CTAGTCCCAGGGCAACCACTTCGGCAAATCATGCTCTTGAGAGCGAGTCAGACTCCGACAGTGAATCGTTGTATGAGGTAGAGGGAGGTTCATGTGAGCGAGGCACCAAATCTATGGAAACAAAGCGAATAAGAAG GATGGTGTCCAACAGGGAGTCTGCTCGACGATCCAGGCGGAGAAAGCAGGCACAATTATCTGAACTTGAGTCACAG GTCGAACAACTTAAAGGTGAAAATGCAACTCTGTTCAAGCAACTTTCAGAGGCGAACCAACAGTTCACCACTGCAGTCACAGACAACAGAATCCTCAAATCAGATGTAGAAGCCTTAAGGGTCAAG GTAAAGATGGCAGAGGATATGGTAGCAAGAAGCGCAATGTCCTGCGGCTTAGGTGACCTTGGTCTGGCACCATATCTGAATTCAAGAAAGATGTGCCAAGCTTTGAATATGCTCACAGTCACAGGGTTGGATTTGCTAGGAAGCGATGCATTCAGAGGTACAACCGCAGCTCGACAAGTTCAGAACTCACCAGTACAAAGCACTGCAAGCCTAGAGAGTCTGGATAACCGGAAGTCTAGTGAGGTGACCAGCTGTGCGGCAGACATGTGGCCTTGA